A DNA window from Flavisolibacter ginsenosidimutans contains the following coding sequences:
- the bglX gene encoding beta-glucosidase BglX yields the protein MKKLFTIGAMVLSLFAVAQNNEAKMNAFVSSLMSKMTLDEKIGQLNLVTPGGGVATGAVVSTDVEGKIKAGKVGGLFGVIGVDKIRQAQELAVTGSHLKIPLIFGSDVIHGYKTTFPIPLGLSCSWDIPMIERSARVAATEASADGLCWVFSPMVDIARDPRWGRVAEGAGEDPYLGSQISAAMIRGYQGTNLAADNTVMACVKHFALYGAAEGGRDYNTVDMSRIKMYEYYLPPYKAAVDAGVGSVMSSFNEIDGIPATGNKWLLTDLLRRQWGFKGFVVSDYTSVSEMIDHGMGDLQTVSALALNAGLDMDMVAEGFLNTTKKSLPEKKVTQAQIDAACRRILEAKYKLGLFDDPYRYCNPQRAAKEVLSADKRAAAREFGVHSTVLLKNSNQTLPLKKSGTIALIGPLANNKSNMLGTWAVSGDAQLSVPVLDGMKAVGGSGVNIVYAKGANVTDDPELAKRANVFGERVDVGPGTPEQLLSEAVATATKADVIVAVVGEASEFTGEASSRTDLSLPQSQRRLLDELAKTGKPLVVVLMSGRPLTIEHESSLATSLLQVWFEGHEAGNAIADVLFGAYNPSGKLSMSWPRNVGQIPVYYNHKNTGRPQDDTKPGQKFRSNYLDVANTPLYAFGYGLSYTSFSYSPVQLSKNTMRASEKITATVTVTNSGNYDGEEVVQLYIRDMVGSVTRPVKELKGFQKIRLRKGESRQVSFTIDDEMLKFWNSDLKHVSEPGAFKVFIGGSSDNVQEANFTLMK from the coding sequence ATGAAAAAACTGTTTACGATTGGAGCAATGGTGTTATCTCTCTTTGCCGTTGCGCAAAACAACGAGGCAAAAATGAATGCCTTTGTATCAAGCCTGATGAGCAAGATGACACTGGATGAAAAAATAGGGCAGCTAAACCTCGTAACGCCGGGCGGCGGCGTGGCTACCGGTGCGGTGGTGAGTACCGATGTGGAAGGCAAAATAAAGGCCGGCAAAGTGGGCGGATTGTTTGGCGTGATTGGCGTGGATAAAATACGGCAAGCACAGGAACTTGCGGTAACCGGAAGCCACTTGAAGATTCCGCTCATTTTTGGCTCGGATGTCATTCACGGTTACAAAACAACGTTTCCTATTCCGCTCGGTTTGTCTTGCAGTTGGGACATTCCGATGATTGAACGCAGCGCAAGAGTCGCGGCAACCGAAGCAAGTGCTGACGGTTTGTGCTGGGTTTTCTCGCCAATGGTTGACATTGCCCGCGATCCGCGGTGGGGCCGCGTTGCGGAAGGCGCAGGTGAAGATCCATATCTCGGTTCGCAAATTTCTGCGGCCATGATTCGTGGTTACCAGGGAACTAATCTCGCGGCCGACAACACCGTGATGGCTTGCGTTAAACATTTTGCCTTGTACGGCGCGGCGGAAGGCGGCCGTGATTACAACACCGTTGACATGAGCCGCATAAAAATGTACGAGTATTACCTGCCGCCATACAAAGCGGCTGTTGATGCTGGCGTTGGCAGCGTAATGAGTTCTTTCAACGAGATTGACGGCATACCCGCAACGGGCAACAAATGGCTGCTAACAGATTTGCTTCGCAGGCAATGGGGCTTTAAGGGTTTTGTGGTTTCGGATTATACCTCAGTGTCGGAAATGATTGATCACGGCATGGGCGATTTGCAAACCGTTTCAGCACTTGCATTAAACGCAGGGTTGGACATGGACATGGTGGCCGAGGGTTTTTTGAACACGACAAAAAAATCGTTGCCGGAAAAGAAGGTTACGCAAGCGCAGATTGACGCTGCCTGCAGAAGAATTCTGGAAGCCAAATACAAATTAGGTTTGTTTGACGATCCTTATCGTTACTGCAATCCGCAACGTGCCGCCAAAGAAGTTTTAAGTGCCGATAAACGTGCAGCCGCAAGAGAGTTTGGCGTTCATTCAACAGTGTTATTGAAAAACAGCAACCAAACGTTACCGTTGAAAAAATCGGGAACCATTGCGTTGATTGGCCCGTTGGCAAACAACAAAAGCAATATGCTTGGAACATGGGCCGTAAGCGGCGATGCGCAGTTATCGGTTCCGGTGTTGGACGGCATGAAAGCCGTTGGCGGCAGCGGCGTAAACATTGTTTATGCAAAAGGTGCAAACGTTACCGATGATCCCGAACTGGCAAAAAGAGCAAACGTTTTTGGTGAGCGGGTTGACGTTGGCCCGGGCACACCGGAGCAATTGTTGAGCGAAGCGGTTGCCACGGCAACCAAAGCGGATGTGATTGTTGCCGTTGTCGGCGAGGCATCAGAGTTTACCGGCGAAGCATCAAGCCGCACAGACCTTTCTTTGCCGCAAAGCCAGCGGCGTTTGTTGGATGAATTAGCCAAAACAGGAAAGCCCTTGGTTGTTGTTTTAATGAGCGGACGACCGTTGACCATCGAACACGAATCATCACTCGCAACATCCTTGCTACAAGTTTGGTTTGAGGGCCACGAAGCAGGAAACGCGATTGCCGATGTGTTGTTCGGTGCTTACAATCCGTCGGGAAAATTAAGCATGTCGTGGCCACGAAACGTTGGACAAATCCCTGTTTATTACAACCACAAAAACACCGGCCGTCCACAGGATGACACAAAGCCCGGACAAAAATTCCGTTCGAATTATTTGGACGTTGCAAACACACCGTTGTATGCTTTTGGTTATGGCTTGAGTTACACAAGTTTTAGTTATAGTCCTGTTCAACTAAGCAAGAACACGATGCGTGCAAGCGAGAAAATCACCGCAACGGTTACTGTAACGAACAGCGGTAATTATGACGGTGAAGAAGTGGTACAACTTTACATCCGCGACATGGTTGGCTCGGTAACAAGACCGGTGAAAGAATTAAAAGGCTTTCAAAAGATTAGGCTGCGCAAAGGCGAAAGCAGGCAAGTAAGTTTCACGATTGATGATGAAATGCTGAAGTTCTGGAACAGCGATTTGAAACACGTTTCCGAACCCGGGGCGTTTAAAGTTTTTATCGGCGGCAGTTCTGACAACGTACAGGAAGCAAACTTTACGTTAATGAAATAA
- a CDS encoding GDSL-type esterase/lipase family protein: protein MKKALTKFFFFVCLLQSIVANAQGGSPYFNEIQSFKKEDSVHVPPQKAILFVGSSTFRLWPDIQSYFPAHTIINRGFGGSTLADVIRYESDVIFPYKPKQIVIYCGDNDLASSDTVSSTTVVQRFEKLFTDIRTALPNVPIAFVSIKPSPSRWHLKEKMIDANRRIKTFLTGKKKTSFIDIWNAMLGPDGKPREELFKEDRLHMKPEGYAIWQKIIEPKLL from the coding sequence ATGAAAAAAGCGCTGACAAAATTTTTTTTCTTTGTTTGCCTGTTGCAAAGCATTGTCGCAAACGCACAAGGTGGTTCACCGTATTTCAACGAGATACAATCTTTTAAAAAAGAAGACAGCGTTCACGTGCCGCCGCAAAAGGCTATTTTATTTGTTGGCAGTTCCACTTTTCGTTTGTGGCCCGACATTCAAAGCTATTTTCCAGCGCACACCATCATCAATCGTGGCTTCGGCGGTTCAACCTTGGCGGATGTAATTCGCTACGAAAGCGACGTTATCTTTCCTTACAAACCAAAGCAAATTGTCATCTATTGCGGCGACAATGATCTAGCTTCTTCCGATACCGTTAGCAGCACAACCGTTGTGCAGCGGTTTGAAAAATTGTTTACCGACATCCGCACAGCCCTACCGAATGTGCCAATCGCCTTTGTTTCTATTAAGCCAAGTCCGTCGCGCTGGCATTTAAAGGAGAAGATGATTGACGCAAACAGGCGCATAAAAACATTTTTGACGGGCAAAAAGAAAACGAGCTTTATTGACATTTGGAACGCCATGCTGGGACCCGACGGCAAGCCAAGAGAGGAATTGTTCAAAGAAGACAGGCTGCACATGAAGCCGGAAGGTTACGCCATTTGGCAAAAAATCATCGAACCGAAACTGTTGTGA
- a CDS encoding family 43 glycosylhydrolase, whose translation MEKVFFIPALVTPVEHRCVAIRSSALLLLSFFISILHLSAQQKTYCNPINIDYGYTPIPNFSEWGRHRATADPVIVNYKGDYYLFSTNQWGYWWSNDLLNWNFVSRKFLRPWNTGTYDELCAPAVGIIGDTMIVFGSTYTKNFSIWMSTNPKGNDWKPLVDSFEIGGWDPAFFTDDDGRLYMYNGSSNRYPLYGIELNRKTLQPIGTRKEMYFLEDWRYGWQRFGEHNDNTFLDPFIEGSWMTKHNGKYYFQFGAPGTEFSGYADGVVVGDSPLGPFTPQSDPLSMKLGGYVRGAGHGATFQDNTKQWWHVATTVVSVKNTFERRIGIWPAGFDKDGVMWCNTSFGDYPHYLPAHPDLPGGKATNAQPPLKQDGNKITASSQSEDSAMAHSPAGGAGGGRFTGWMLLNYNKPVQVSSTLGGYHANNAVDELMKTYWSAKTANAGEYIQSDLGNVSTVRAIQINYADQDVDDNRLGKINGQHHQYKLWSSIDGKKWSLLVDKSKNTKDVPHDYVELPNAVQARYIKLENIHMPTGKFAISGFRIFGNGNGAKPDTVQSFIVLRTEKDKRSAFIKWRPVDNAFAYNIYYGIAPDKLYNCIMVHSNNEYWMKSMDSQKSYYYCIEAINENGISPRTNTIKVE comes from the coding sequence ATGGAAAAAGTTTTTTTTATACCCGCTTTAGTAACTCCGGTTGAACATCGTTGCGTCGCAATCCGTTCATCGGCATTGCTGCTATTAAGCTTTTTCATTTCCATCCTTCATCTCTCCGCGCAGCAAAAAACGTATTGCAATCCCATCAACATTGACTATGGCTACACACCCATTCCAAACTTCAGTGAATGGGGCCGCCACCGCGCCACCGCTGATCCTGTAATCGTAAACTACAAAGGCGATTATTATTTGTTCAGCACCAACCAATGGGGCTATTGGTGGAGCAATGATTTGCTGAATTGGAATTTTGTCTCACGGAAGTTTTTACGTCCGTGGAATACCGGCACCTATGATGAACTTTGTGCGCCCGCTGTTGGCATCATCGGCGATACAATGATTGTCTTTGGCTCAACTTACACAAAAAACTTTTCCATTTGGATGAGCACAAACCCGAAAGGCAACGACTGGAAACCGCTTGTTGACTCTTTTGAAATTGGTGGCTGGGACCCTGCATTCTTTACCGATGATGATGGCCGACTTTACATGTACAACGGCAGCAGCAACCGTTACCCTTTGTACGGAATTGAACTAAATCGAAAAACTCTTCAGCCCATCGGTACAAGAAAAGAAATGTATTTTTTGGAAGACTGGCGCTACGGCTGGCAGCGCTTTGGTGAACACAACGACAATACTTTTCTCGATCCTTTCATTGAAGGTTCGTGGATGACGAAGCACAACGGGAAATATTATTTTCAATTTGGAGCGCCGGGCACGGAGTTCAGTGGCTATGCCGACGGCGTGGTTGTTGGCGATTCGCCGCTTGGGCCATTCACACCACAAAGCGATCCGTTGAGCATGAAGTTGGGAGGGTATGTTCGCGGCGCGGGACACGGTGCAACGTTTCAGGATAATACAAAGCAATGGTGGCATGTAGCTACTACCGTGGTTTCAGTTAAAAACACATTTGAAAGAAGAATTGGCATTTGGCCGGCAGGTTTTGATAAAGATGGGGTGATGTGGTGCAATACTTCTTTTGGCGATTACCCGCATTATCTTCCGGCCCATCCCGACCTTCCCGGTGGGAAGGCCACCAATGCACAGCCCCCGCTTAAACAAGATGGAAACAAGATTACAGCTTCGTCGCAAAGCGAGGATAGTGCGATGGCTCACTCCCCCGCCGGGGGAGCCGGAGGGGGCCGCTTCACAGGATGGATGTTACTCAATTACAATAAACCCGTTCAGGTATCGTCAACGCTTGGCGGTTATCATGCCAACAACGCTGTTGACGAATTAATGAAAACATACTGGAGTGCAAAAACCGCGAACGCAGGTGAATACATTCAATCTGATTTAGGCAATGTATCAACCGTTCGCGCCATCCAAATCAATTATGCCGACCAAGATGTGGACGACAATCGTCTTGGCAAGATCAACGGACAGCATCATCAATACAAATTGTGGTCATCGATAGATGGAAAGAAATGGAGTTTGTTGGTTGACAAAAGCAAAAACACGAAAGACGTTCCGCACGATTATGTAGAATTGCCAAATGCCGTGCAAGCCCGTTACATCAAGCTCGAAAACATTCACATGCCCACCGGTAAATTTGCTATTAGTGGATTCAGAATCTTTGGCAACGGCAACGGTGCTAAACCCGATACCGTACAAAGCTTTATCGTGCTGCGCACCGAAAAAGACAAGCGCAGCGCCTTTATCAAATGGCGGCCGGTGGACAATGCTTTTGCTTACAACATTTATTACGGCATTGCGCCGGATAAATTGTACAACTGCATCATGGTGCACTCGAACAACGAGTATTGGATGAAAAGCATGGACAGCCAAAAGTCTTATTACTACTGCATCGAAGCCATTAACGAAAACGGCATTTCGCCGCGAACAAACACCATAAAAGTTGAATAA
- a CDS encoding carboxylesterase family protein, producing the protein MKRFLFFSSFCLLACVAFSQDKTLYEKHWYISGNDTLPYRVLLPKNFDASKKYPLILFLHGSGERGRDNEAQLIHGGDLFLRDSVREQYPAIVVFPQCPQASFWSNVDIRYDSAAKKRIWNFPSGGEPTVAMRLLLQLISQLQNDYKLDKHRLYIGGLSMGGMGTFELVRRIPKTFAAAFPICGGAAPATAKTLSRVRHWWIFHGLADPVVPVELSKNMADALVNAGAVIRLSLYPGVGHNSWDNAFAEKDLLPWLFSNRK; encoded by the coding sequence ATGAAACGATTCTTGTTCTTCTCATCTTTCTGTCTTCTTGCTTGCGTTGCCTTTTCGCAAGACAAAACGCTCTACGAAAAACATTGGTACATCAGCGGTAACGATACACTGCCTTATCGCGTTTTGTTGCCGAAAAATTTCGACGCATCGAAAAAATATCCGCTGATTTTATTTCTGCACGGCTCGGGTGAAAGAGGCCGCGACAACGAAGCGCAGTTGATTCACGGCGGTGATCTTTTTCTACGCGACAGCGTTCGCGAACAGTATCCGGCCATCGTTGTTTTTCCGCAATGCCCGCAGGCAAGTTTTTGGAGCAACGTTGATATCCGTTACGATTCTGCTGCGAAAAAAAGAATCTGGAATTTTCCATCCGGCGGTGAACCCACTGTTGCCATGCGGCTTTTGCTTCAATTGATTTCACAACTTCAAAACGATTATAAACTCGATAAGCACCGCTTGTACATTGGCGGCTTATCGATGGGCGGCATGGGCACGTTTGAATTGGTGCGCCGCATACCCAAAACTTTTGCAGCCGCTTTTCCTATTTGCGGCGGCGCGGCTCCGGCAACGGCCAAAACGCTTTCCAGGGTTCGTCATTGGTGGATTTTCCACGGCCTCGCCGATCCCGTTGTTCCGGTTGAATTAAGCAAGAACATGGCCGATGCATTGGTGAATGCAGGCGCTGTCATTCGATTGTCCTTGTATCCCGGCGTTGGCCACAACAGTTGGGACAATGCCTTCGCCGAAAAAGATTTGTTGCCGTGGTTATTCTCTAACCGCAAATAG
- a CDS encoding glucoamylase family protein, translating to MIKTLTRCLCFLLLASACSSQKKVQNDDAVRLSAEDEKIITDVQRTTFNYFWDGAEPTSGMGRERLHIDNVYPENDKMVVTSGGSGFGVMAILVGIERGFITREQGLERLEKIVRFLETADRFHGAWPHWWNGETGKVKPFGKKDNGGDLVETSYMLQGLLCARQYFKTGNEKEKTIAARIDELWKEVEFDWYRNGGQNVLYWHWSPDYAWQMNFPVKGYNECLIMYILAASSPTHGVPAEVYHEGWARGGKIKDTVTTYGHTLVLSHNGAPKYGGPLFWAHYSYLGLDPRALTDRYANYWDENRNQTLINYDWCVDNPKHYKGYGADNWGLTASYSVKGYAAHAPGDGDRGVISPTAALSSMPYTPKESLQALRHWYKNMKDSIYGPYGFYDAFSEQYNWFPKRYLAIDQGPAVVMMENYRSGLLWKLFMSCDEIKTGLKKLGFQSPWLKN from the coding sequence ATGATAAAAACACTGACCCGGTGCCTTTGCTTTCTTCTTTTGGCAAGCGCCTGCTCGTCGCAGAAAAAAGTGCAGAACGACGACGCAGTGCGGCTTTCGGCAGAAGATGAAAAAATTATTACAGACGTACAACGCACCACTTTCAATTATTTCTGGGACGGCGCCGAACCAACGAGTGGCATGGGAAGAGAACGTTTGCACATTGACAATGTTTATCCCGAAAACGACAAAATGGTTGTCACCAGCGGCGGCAGCGGCTTTGGCGTAATGGCAATTTTGGTTGGCATTGAAAGAGGTTTTATTACCAGGGAACAAGGCCTTGAACGATTAGAAAAGATTGTTCGTTTTTTAGAAACTGCCGACCGCTTTCACGGCGCCTGGCCGCATTGGTGGAACGGAGAAACGGGCAAAGTAAAACCCTTTGGCAAAAAAGACAACGGCGGTGATTTGGTAGAGACTTCCTACATGCTGCAAGGCCTGCTTTGCGCTCGACAATACTTTAAAACGGGCAACGAAAAAGAAAAAACTATAGCGGCACGTATTGATGAATTGTGGAAGGAAGTAGAATTTGATTGGTATCGCAACGGCGGACAAAATGTGTTGTACTGGCACTGGAGTCCTGATTATGCCTGGCAAATGAACTTCCCCGTAAAAGGATACAACGAATGTTTGATCATGTACATTCTTGCGGCTTCTTCGCCCACGCACGGCGTACCCGCCGAAGTTTACCACGAAGGATGGGCAAGAGGCGGTAAAATAAAAGACACCGTTACGACTTACGGCCATACGCTTGTGCTTTCGCACAATGGCGCACCCAAATACGGCGGGCCTTTGTTTTGGGCGCATTATTCTTATTTGGGCTTAGATCCAAGAGCGCTGACAGACCGTTACGCAAACTACTGGGATGAAAACCGTAATCAAACCTTGATTAACTACGATTGGTGCGTTGACAATCCAAAGCATTACAAAGGTTATGGCGCCGACAATTGGGGATTAACGGCAAGTTATTCGGTGAAAGGTTATGCGGCTCATGCACCGGGCGATGGTGATCGCGGCGTCATCTCTCCTACCGCGGCTTTGTCATCAATGCCCTACACGCCGAAAGAATCTTTGCAAGCCTTGCGACATTGGTACAAGAACATGAAGGATAGCATCTACGGCCCTTATGGTTTTTACGATGCGTTTAGTGAACAATACAATTGGTTTCCGAAAAGATATCTTGCCATTGACCAGGGGCCCGCAGTTGTAATGATGGAAAATTACCGAAGCGGCTTGTTATGGAAATTGTTCATGAGTTGTGATGAAATAAAAACAGGATTAAAGAAATTAGGGTTTCAAAGTCCCTGGCTGAAAAACTGA
- a CDS encoding glucoamylase family protein encodes MMRNAVCFVLLLCLASCKKGSDKPPPVTPPQPIILVAASVDGQSAGALQTGVRLSPIIRLAFDNKVDRNTVAPAINFTAANALAVNYTIAYIAADSTIQLQPSAPLTALTKYQITVGTSLKSTAGGTLNNASSFGFTTGIDSSDKFSIISDSALVQLTQQQTFKYFWDFAHPVSGLARERNTSGETVTSGGSGFGLMAILVGIQRGFITRTQGLTRLQTIVSFLKNTAQKFHGAFPHWLNGTTGAVIPFSAKDDGADLVETSFLMQGLLCARQYFNGSDAAETSLRADVNSIWQGVEWNWFRQNNQAVLYWHWSPNYAWDMNVQIKGWNEALITYVLAASSPTYSVPKIVYDNGWASNGGMKNGNSFYNYVLPLGPDKGGPLFFEHYSFLGINPFGLTDAYANYQTQTINHTKINYEYCKANPKGWYGYSDQVWGLTASDIANGYTASSPTNDVGVIAPTAALSSFPYTQTESMKALKFFYYKLGDKLWSNYGFKDAFNLNQPWFADSYLAIDEGPIVVMIENYRSGLLWNLFMSCPEVKTGMKNLGFQSPYL; translated from the coding sequence ATGATGCGAAACGCCGTATGTTTTGTCTTGCTGCTATGCCTTGCTTCTTGTAAAAAAGGAAGCGATAAGCCGCCGCCGGTTACACCGCCGCAGCCAATAATACTGGTTGCCGCAAGCGTTGACGGACAGTCGGCCGGCGCTTTGCAAACCGGTGTCCGGCTTTCGCCAATTATCCGGTTGGCGTTTGACAACAAGGTTGACCGAAACACCGTTGCACCGGCAATAAATTTTACCGCGGCAAATGCGTTGGCTGTGAATTACACCATTGCGTACATAGCCGCCGACAGCACGATCCAGCTTCAACCTTCAGCACCGTTGACAGCTTTAACGAAGTACCAAATAACCGTTGGTACAAGTCTTAAATCAACGGCCGGCGGCACGTTGAACAACGCAAGCTCGTTCGGTTTTACGACCGGTATTGATTCAAGCGATAAGTTCTCGATCATCAGCGATTCCGCTTTGGTACAATTGACGCAGCAGCAAACCTTCAAATACTTCTGGGATTTTGCGCACCCGGTTAGCGGCCTGGCAAGAGAAAGAAATACATCGGGAGAAACAGTAACATCGGGCGGCTCAGGCTTTGGGTTGATGGCGATTTTGGTGGGCATTCAACGCGGTTTCATTACAAGAACACAAGGCTTAACGAGACTGCAAACCATCGTATCGTTTTTAAAAAATACCGCTCAAAAATTTCACGGTGCCTTTCCGCATTGGCTCAACGGAACAACGGGCGCAGTGATTCCCTTCAGTGCAAAAGACGACGGCGCAGACTTGGTGGAAACAAGCTTCTTGATGCAAGGCTTGTTGTGCGCACGGCAATATTTTAATGGAAGCGATGCCGCCGAAACAAGTTTGCGTGCAGACGTCAACTCAATCTGGCAAGGCGTTGAATGGAATTGGTTTCGGCAGAACAATCAGGCCGTTTTGTACTGGCATTGGAGTCCAAATTATGCGTGGGACATGAACGTGCAAATCAAAGGATGGAACGAAGCCTTGATCACCTATGTGCTTGCGGCTTCTTCGCCTACTTATTCCGTTCCGAAAATTGTTTACGACAACGGCTGGGCAAGCAACGGCGGTATGAAGAACGGCAACAGTTTTTACAATTACGTTCTGCCGCTCGGACCCGACAAAGGCGGTCCGCTTTTCTTCGAGCATTATTCCTTTCTTGGCATCAATCCATTTGGCTTAACCGATGCGTATGCCAATTATCAAACGCAAACAATCAACCACACAAAAATCAATTACGAATACTGCAAAGCAAATCCAAAAGGCTGGTACGGTTACAGCGACCAGGTTTGGGGATTAACGGCCAGCGACATTGCAAACGGTTACACCGCTTCTTCACCAACCAACGACGTTGGCGTAATAGCACCAACAGCAGCGCTTTCATCCTTTCCCTACACGCAAACGGAAAGCATGAAGGCCTTGAAATTTTTCTATTACAAATTAGGCGACAAGTTGTGGAGCAATTACGGTTTTAAAGACGCTTTCAATTTGAACCAACCGTGGTTTGCCGATTCGTATTTAGCCATTGACGAAGGGCCCATCGTAGTAATGATAGAAAACTATCGAAGTGGGCTGCTTTGGAATTTGTTCATGAGTTGTCCGGAAGTAAAAACAGGAATGAAGAACTTAGGATTTCAAAGCCCTTATTTATAA
- a CDS encoding glycoside hydrolase family 30 protein encodes MKKNFCYGLTALLTMCFSVCVLAQQKTIFTTANKKVVVYTTADSTNYRLSQTATASFSPAVQPLETQPSIFVDPSHSFQTFLGMGGALTDAAAETFAKLPAAKQQEILDAYYNTDKGIGYTFARTNINSCDFSSDTYTYVKDGDKNLSSFNLSHDEKFKMPLIKKAMQSSGNKLRLFVSPWSPPAWMKTNNDMLHGGKLKEDYADAWANYYVKFIKAYEQKGIPIWGLTVQNEPMATQTWESCIYTAEDERDFIKNHLGPTLLKNGLQSKKLIAWDHNRDLLYHRASTILNDAAAAKYVWGIGFHWYEVWNGGHQYENVKRVKESFPDKNLMLTEACLYPFSWQTMSQWKWGETYGENILHDLNNGAVAWTDWNILLDETGGPNHVGNFCFAPIHSKSDGSLHYMNSYYYIGHFSKFIRPNAKRIISSSNRAQLQTTAFRNEDGSIAVVVLNETPQRFAYKLFIGSQAVDATSLPHSIQTLVIE; translated from the coding sequence ATGAAAAAAAATTTTTGTTACGGATTGACGGCGCTACTGACGATGTGTTTTTCCGTTTGCGTTCTTGCGCAGCAGAAAACAATTTTCACAACGGCGAACAAGAAAGTTGTAGTGTACACTACCGCCGACAGCACAAATTACCGCCTTTCGCAAACGGCAACGGCAAGCTTCTCTCCTGCCGTGCAACCGCTGGAAACGCAACCAAGCATTTTTGTTGATCCTTCGCACAGCTTTCAAACTTTTTTGGGAATGGGCGGCGCTTTAACTGATGCTGCGGCCGAAACTTTTGCCAAGCTTCCCGCTGCCAAACAACAGGAAATACTCGATGCCTACTACAACACCGACAAAGGCATTGGTTACACGTTTGCAAGAACGAACATCAACAGTTGCGATTTTTCAAGCGACACCTACACTTATGTAAAAGACGGCGACAAAAATCTTTCTTCGTTTAATCTTTCGCACGATGAAAAATTCAAGATGCCGCTGATCAAAAAAGCGATGCAGTCAAGCGGCAACAAGCTGCGCTTGTTTGTAAGCCCGTGGAGCCCGCCGGCCTGGATGAAGACAAACAACGACATGCTCCACGGCGGAAAACTGAAAGAAGATTACGCTGATGCTTGGGCGAATTACTACGTAAAATTTATCAAGGCATACGAACAAAAAGGCATCCCAATTTGGGGCTTAACGGTGCAGAACGAACCGATGGCGACGCAAACCTGGGAATCGTGTATTTACACGGCTGAAGACGAAAGAGACTTCATTAAAAATCATTTGGGGCCAACGCTTTTAAAGAACGGTTTGCAAAGCAAAAAGCTCATTGCCTGGGACCACAACCGCGACCTGCTTTATCACCGCGCTTCCACTATCTTAAACGATGCGGCTGCAGCCAAATACGTTTGGGGCATCGGCTTTCACTGGTACGAAGTCTGGAACGGCGGCCACCAATACGAAAATGTAAAAAGAGTAAAAGAAAGTTTTCCTGATAAAAACCTGATGTTGACCGAAGCCTGCCTCTACCCTTTTAGTTGGCAAACGATGAGCCAATGGAAGTGGGGCGAAACCTATGGAGAAAATATTTTGCATGATTTAAACAACGGCGCCGTTGCCTGGACGGACTGGAACATTTTATTGGATGAAACCGGTGGCCCCAATCACGTTGGCAATTTCTGCTTTGCGCCCATTCATTCGAAAAGCGACGGCAGTTTGCATTACATGAACTCATATTACTACATCGGCCATTTTTCAAAGTTCATTCGCCCCAACGCAAAACGCATCATCAGCTCATCAAACCGTGCACAGTTGCAAACAACGGCTTTTCGCAACGAAGATGGCAGCATTGCGGTTGTTGTGCTGAACGAAACGCCACAACGTTTTGCCTACAAACTTTTCATCGGCAGCCAAGCTGTTGATGCCACGAGTTTACCACATTCCATTCAAACCCTTGTGATTGAATAA